TTGGCTTAGAAACCATTTTCCATGTTTGAATTATTTGGCTACCTAATGGTGGGATTTAGTCCTTGATTCTTTCCCCAAATACTTGGCTCGAAAATGGTGATGCTAATTCAAGGGATTTTTGAGCCactttgatgatatattttccaATCACACTAATATCTATCAATCACCATATGTAGGAAATTAATCTAGGAGGGATATTCGAAAATCTCTAGCAATGATCATGcctcaattcttttaatttgtATGATACTCCAATCATGCAAATATTCTttccaattttcgaaaattagcaTGCCATAATGTATGTATCATTGACTTGGTAAAAGGTTTCCAACATTTAATTCTCCAAGGTGCAcatcttattatttatttattttacacaaAAATATCACATCCTacaaatctttaaaaaaattcggttctcacatccctcccttcttatgagaagtttcgtcctcgaaacttgggcTGGCTTGGTCTCCAAAGAGGTAAGGATATTCCTTTCGCATCTTTTCTTCAacttcccaagtcgcttctcgCTCGGTGTGGTTGGACCACTGCACTTTGACGTAGGGAATGATGCGTCGCCTGAGGACTTGTTCCTTGGTGTCCACGATCCTGATAGGAACTTCTTCGTATTTCAGTCCTTCTCCCAAAATTTCCTTCGGTCAAGAGCGGTTCTACTTCTAAAACGTTACTTGGGTCTGGAATGTACCTCCTTAGTTGGGACACATGGAACACGTTGTGGATCATTGACATGCTTGGTGGCAGTGCCAGTCTGCATGCTAGCGCGTGCCCACTTTTTCTAAGATTTCAAAGGGTCCAACATATCGAGGGTTCAGCTTCCCGGCCTTATTGAATCGGACAACTCCTCTCATAGGCGAGACTTTCACATAAACCTTCTCGCCCACATTGAACTCTACAGGCCTTCTTTTAAGATCTGCCCAGCTCTTCTGTCGatcttgagctgccttgagCTTCTCTCGGACAATTTTAACTTTGTCCACAATCATTTGTACTAGCTCGGGTCCCACTAAGGCTTTCTCTCCCACTTCATCCCAGTAAGGTGGTGACCGACATTTCCTCCCATAAAGAgcttcgtatggagccattccAATGTTGCTgcgatagctgttgttgtaagcAAACTCAAATAAGGGTAGGTGAGTGCTCCAATTGCTACTGAATTCAAGAGCGCATGCCCGCAGCATATCTTCTAAGGTTTGGATGGTTCTCTCCGTTTgcccatctgtttgaggatgataggcgGTACTTAGGGTCACTTTCGTTCCCATGGCCTCCTaaaagctcttccaaaaacgCAAGACGAACCTCGGACCTCTATCGGATAGAATGCtcacaggcactccatgcagtctCACAATGTTGTCCATATACAGTGAAGCCAACTTGTCGAGATTGTAATTCATGCGGACGGGTAGGAAGTGTGCGGTCTTTGTGAGTCTGTCCACGATCACCCATATACCATCGTGGCCTTGCCAAGACTTTGGCAATGctaccacaaagtccatggaaatatgctcccatttccactcgggaatttCCAGAGGTTGCAGTAATCCTCCAGGTTGCTTGTGTTCTGCTTTAACCTGCTGGCATACCTGACATCTGGAGACGAATTCCGCTACATCTCTTTTCATGCCATTCCACCAGAAACTGTTCTTGAGGTCCTTGTACATTTTCGTACAGCCCGGGTGGACTGAGAATCTTGACTTGCGCGCCTCTGCCATTATCTCTTGGCGAAGGTTATCACTGTCGGGCACACACAGTCTCCCTTTCATCCATAAGATTCCTTTGTCATCAATCTGATGCTCCTGAGACTTCCCTTCTCTGACTTGCTCCTTAAGTTTGGTCAGTACTAAGTCTCGATCTTGGTTTAACTTGACGGTCTCCCGCAGACATGGCTGGGCCGAGAGCGAAGCTAGAGTCATCTTGCCTGGGCCCTTCCGACTTAGCGCATCAGCCACTTTGTTTGCTTTACCCGGATGGTAACTTATGGTCAAGTCATAGTCCTTGAGTAACTCTATCCCCCGTCTTTCCCTCATCttcaattcttttttttttgagtgTACAAATATTTTAGACTTTGGTGTTCCGTGAAGATTTCACACTTGACACCATCTGTCTCCGAATTTCCCAGGCAAATACCACTGTTGCCAACTCGAGATCGTGAGTAGCATAGGTTTGCTCATGCGGCCTCAGTTGACTCACATGTCTCGCATGAGTACGCATTTGATATCTTCCTTTGATTCTTCACTGTAGATGGTAAAATCCTTGTCCTCAGTAGATAATACCAACATTGGTGTAGATCTTAGCTTCTTTTTTAATGTTTGAAAGCTCTTTCACATCTTTCTCTTCAGTTGAATTCATAGTTCTTTTGTGCGAGTCTCGTCAGTGATATGATACTGAATAGAAGCACTCGACGAATTTCAGCTAATAGCCTGGTAATCAAAAGAAACTTCTAATTTCTGTTGCATTCTTATGTTTCGGATAACTTAGAATTTCATCTACTTTCTTAGTTCCACTGATATTCTTGATTTCGATCTTACATGACTTTATTATGAATGCTGACATTGGGGTGTCTCCTGCTCCGACCTTTAGCTGATGATAGCATGTCCTCAGGTCAAGCTTGGAGAAGATCGTAGCTTCTTTACGTTGAAAAAAATTGTCTATAATTGGAAgatgatatttattcttgattgtgattttattgaattctcgataatctatacacaatctcatacttcCATCATTCCTCTTTACAAAAAGGACTGCAGCTCCCCAGGAGGATGCACATGTCCTTATCTGTTTTTTGTCtaacaactcttgaagttgtTGTTTTTTTTAAGCTCCTTGAGTTCATCTGGAGCCATTCGATAATGTGTATTGGAGATTAGTGCATCAATGGTGCCAAATTTATCTCGAACTCTACATCTTAGTCCGAGAACATTCCAAGAAGTCCTTCTAGAAAAACGTCCGAAAATTTTCGTATTACtggaatatcttccaacttTAGCTCATCTACTTCTTGCATGCACTTTATTTACCATTACTAGGTAAATTTGTTCGCCCGATATTATGGCTTTCCAAGTCTGAGAAACAGAAAAATGTATTTCTGTTCCTTAGCATTGCCATGGTACCTGGTTTCTTCTTGGTTCGGGGTTCAAAGTTTGACATTCTTACTCTGGCAATCTACTATTGCATGGTTCTTAAATAACCAATTCATCCCTAGGATGGCATCGAAATCTACAGAAGTGAGTTGAATCAAGTCGACACTAAACATATGCAAATTGATACCGATTTattctattttaaaattatccTGATTACTATCTAAAAAAATTACAACCCATATAGAATATTGAAACTTAACTCAATATCGATCTATAGCTTAAATCCCGAAAATTATAACCTAGTCGTTACCTCAAATAATTATTCTTTTACTAAATCTTACTTTCATCAAGATCATTAGCCTATCACGCTCTAATACAAAGGAGTTCATTGAATGTCATTCTCTTTGAATCATTCTTAGTACCATAAAAGTCAAAACTTATTGCACTATACTTTCCTTGATACCCATCAATATCTCATAACTTATTTTATTTACGTAAGGTCGTAGCATACTTGTTAtctcaaaataatataaattcctTAACCAGATGATATTTTCTCACAAGATATTCCAATGTCCTACATATTAAAGTTAACGCTTAATATTCTTAATAACCCAAACATATTGCTCACACAATTAACTATCGACACAAAACCAACTTCTATAGTACAGTACCCAAAACTTATGATATAATCCTTATATCAACTTTTCTCATATTAGTTTTCATAAATAACTTATCATCCtcgaatcaatttttttttttaatcagaaGCTTAAGTCAACTTATCTCTGATAGATATATTCCCAAAAATGAATACAAATACTAATTGTCCTAgtaataaaatttcataaatatcCTTTAACTAGCACAAATTACGCATTGAAAGAGATTTTTCgagaaatttttcaaaaataaaattttggatATTGACCCATGGATAGAAAGAATACGTCGAGAGGATTCTAGAACAGTCGACGGAATTAAATTCTGAGTTTCCTATGAAAAGTTACGAATTATACGAAACTTTCCTAAAATAGAAAAAACGCGATTTCGGAGGTCTAGACGAAggattttcatgtttttggacTATGCCTCACAACAAATTTGTGAATATTACTCGTTAGACCGTTTCGAAGGGGACTGCATCAGCCTTTTGCCATAATCTAACAAATTTTTCTTCCCAactggattatgaacctggcggctctgataccacttaaatatcacgcccgaaactcgggatttgacaccggcgttgtttaacaatcacacaatcgaaacaacaagcctttcgtagcacagtataaaccgaaactagtttatatatcataatttcaatgaaataacattgtctttacaaaactgaaataattaaGACGACAGAGTtttaatgcggaaacgtaaatcTAATTAATAATAACTTAAACATAAACGATTTCCTTGAgaattcaccatccccaaaactgcTCGGATTCTTCCTCCTCAATCTGTTCTTCGGACTTATCTGTGAGGGGTTGtaaggggggtgagtatttgggaatactcagcaagtgggggaatATCGAGTATAataaaacaacatgcataaatttcgAAACACATGACTTGCATACATACTTCATAAACATGCATAACATTTACCAGCCACTGTGATTTATCCaactttctatggtttactgacgttagtccctaatttttactcctctaagggggcgaggccgtatagcggttatatcccccaccgcgtaagggtacgtcatggttgggattcacacccatatacagtcgactcctcacagtgcttaAAACAGTATGACAATTCGACACAAGAAAAGGAGTAGGAAAGAATATGTACTCGactgtattttcaaaaataccgaAAAATCACATATGCATATATCCGAAATTTTAAACctttaaaacagcccacttaccgtaTATAATGATGCTAAAAATGTGGTGCACAACTTTGGGGATTGGGTCGCTCCTCGTTCTTCGGTCGGACGGCGCTTCGGCTTCGATTTTCTGGAAGATTTTCGACAGAGTTTGGCTTGGAAATGCTGCTGAATTCCGAGACTTTCAGCAAGGGGAATTCGAAATTAAATGTGTAAGAATGGCTAGGCATGATGGTGTATTTATAGGTGAGGAGAGGATAGTTTAATATGGTACCTAAATCATGCATGATATGCATCCAAATCCCATGATTTTCCTTCCAATTTGCCACCAAATCTCAGGTTTTTGGCTTAGAAACCTTTTTCCATGTTTGAATTATTTGGCTACCTAATGGTGGGATTTAGTCCTTGATTCTTTCCCCCCATACTTGGCTCGAAAATGGTGATGCTAATTCAAGGGATTTTTTAGCCActttgatgatatatttccCAATCACACTAGTATCTATCCATCACCATATGTAGGAAATTAATCTAGgagggattttcgaaaatctctAGCAATGATCATGcctcaattcttttaatttgtATGATACTCCAATCATGCAAATATTCTttccaattttcgaaaattagcaTGCCATAATGTATGTATCATTGACTTGGTAAAAGATTTCCAACAATTAATTCTCCAAGGTGCACATCTTATCACAAGCACCTTGATCAAAGCTCAACTTGAACATCGGTTTtgattgaattcaagtaatctGGTTATCATTCTGATTCGAGTTCTAGCATTGTTATATCATACTCGAGTAATTTGTTCATGGATGCTAGTATGGACAGTGGTCCACCCTCGACGGTCTCGTCACAATACATCTACATACACTAATTATGTTTAATATTGATCACCTCTCCATATTGTATGGTCAAGGCAGGCTCATTTATTCGCTCAAATGCTCAGTGAAAATAAGAACGTGAACATGACTGCAAAAAATTGTATAGACTAAATATATTATAAGCTGCATGGTTGATTCGACACGGATCCAAGATCTCGAGCACAAGGGCAGATTATAGGTTCAGGCCAGGGTGTTGAAACTCGAATTCTATGAAAAATCGCGcaccaaaaaattaaatttatttatttttttcatttgagAAGGCAGGATGTCTTCTTCCTGCAACCTTCCATAGATTCCTATTAGTTGATACAAGGTTCAATTAAGTGTGCAAAAGTGTTACAAACCTTTTCACTTGATTCTAGAAACGGGAGTCTGAAGAATCTTTTGTGGTGATAAATGATAATTGCTGTCATCAACATTTTCCTCTTGCTGGGAAAAAGAAAAGTGCTTTTTAGTTTTGCCTTTCTTGAAGTCCATCTTTGAATTGTGATGCTCAAAAGACTGCAACTCGTACCATTTGGTCAACCATTTACATTATTGATTGGAACTAGTCCTGCTATTCATGATGGATTCCAAGATTCCTTGTCCTTTTAGCAAATGGGCAAAATTTGAACCTCATCATCACCTCCTGGAAACATGACTTTTTGATGTCatcaatgtttaaaattttttggaAGGTGAAGGTGGAGCTTTTACTTGGATCTTGATTGTTTTTTAGAGTCAGAATTTACAATTTAGAAAAACTGTGTATAGAATTCGAATTTATTCTATGTAAAAGAAgccaaatattatattatattaaatggtATTATGAAGTCCTGATAAAATGAGAGGTCTCGCTCTAATCTTGCAATAGTAAACATCTACGTTCTACAAGTTGGCTCTTGTCTTCTTATCTGCCACAGATTGCTTAAAATTGCTTTCAGATTTAATTGTGTGGACAACTTGTACAATCTGATGATAATGTTTCGCTTATTTGTTATTTGCTGCATCTATCagtgtttaatttttttgggcTGATTGGCAAGTTTGGGAAGTGTGTGCGTGAGTGAGTGAAAGAAGATGCAGATTGACAGGGATGATTAATAGCAAATTTTGGCTACTTCTCATTATCATTTGCTCATCATCATGCATATTTCTCTCGACTGGGTAGTATACACAAGATACACACGGCATGTACTTCTGGATAACCAAAAGAGATCGTCGTAGTACGAAGCGGGGCTCTGGCTCGGGACCGGGCTCGTTCTAGTGGTAACTCACATCTCCTGTTTCACATGGCTGGCATCGATGAAACCTGCAAAATTGTTTGAAGTTTCAATATTCGAATCTTAATGTAAAATGGAAAACATGATTTGGGTCTTAGTGTTATTTAGAATTATATGGTATGAATTTGAGAACATTTTATGGTTGATGCAGGAATTGGTTGGCCATAATTTGTCAATTCTGTATCTGAACTCTTGCCGGAACTGCTTGTATATTTTACAGCACTGTGTTTGTGAATTATTGACATTGAAAAGCCTGGTGTCTTTGAGCATTGATTCATTTAATGTGGTAGACAAAAAGTAAACTACATAATACACTACTTTATTCATGAGGACAACCTGAGGGACAATGACATTTTAATAACGAATGTCTCATTGTTTTTTTGGGTTTCAacggaaaaagaaaaagaaaagaacacATTATTATGTGATGACATCCTTAAATTTGTGGGATtttctatttctttaaattatcaAAAAAACAGGGATCAAAGTCTCTGAAAGAATGCCCGAAAAGTACCTGAAAATGGCTGAGAAACAAATGATGTTGATCTTCCTTGTTGGTATTCCATACCGTAAAGGTTTTGTAACTCAGCATCCCAAGTTAATTGCTGAATTTGCTGTATTAAAGTTGGTTTTTGAGGGAAAAAATGCTTAAAAAGTAGCTAGAACCAAGAATTAGATGAAACAAAACTTACGTTTAAACAGGATGAGACGAAAAGGGTATCTGGGATTGATACAGGAGCACTGATCGTTCTCCGGAGTGCGACATCAGGAGGATTTGCTCCCATTTCTAGGCCACAACTTGAAACTTCTTTTCCAAATCCATTGAACTGAAGATGAGTAGGATTGACAGATTCCGCCGATGATCCGATTGCGGGAATGCTAGATGCACAAACCTGAAACATCTGTTTCATCCAAGTTATGCATTTGATAATCGTCAGTGAGACGACTTGAAGgggtatgtttaggattggaaaacATTCTCTCTACCTCTTTAGCCAAATAGTTGTCAGTTTCGAAATCCAATCTCGGATTCATTGCCGCCAGTTTCATGGATAAGAACTGCCATAACGATTGACTGATCAAATTCATCTTTATAGGCGCAAACAATTGCTGAATTTGGAAACTAAGAGCTCTGGTTTTATGTACCTCTACTTGTCTTTGAAGGCATTGGACATAGTTGATTATCTCGTCAAGCATCCCGGCTTTCCCAGTGATCTTGTTGCATCCCGGAACTAAATCTTGTAGATACTTCATTCTTTCACTGATTTTTTCCCTCCTAACCTGCCAATATCATGTAAAAGTCCATCAAAACTACTTCGTACATGCGACAGGTTGATAAAAAGAAACTATTACTGGGTTTTCTAGCAGAGGAATCTCCACCCGAAAGCCCGATAAATAGGGTGTTCGTGTCCTTACTCTTTCCGCCAAGCTGTGGCTGTCCGTGGCTTGCCCACGTCGAGCTCGAACGTGTATATAATCTGGCTTCGGAGCCTCGGAGGGCTTCGAATTTTCGTCAGAAGTTCCTTTGTTGTTATTGTCGTTGGCAGTAGTGATGGTGCTCTTGCTGTTGCTGTTTTGTTCTGTGATCCTCGTGTCCTCTTCTGCACCCCGCCTCATCTTTTTGTCCTGGGATTTTTCTTCCGCCGCTACCTGAATATATCCCAAAAACCCATATTTCATATTCCAAATTTGCATCTCAACACTCTCAAAATTATAggaaataaaaattgaatcttTTATCATCCCTCGAGCTGCCGCTATAGAAATTACAAACTCACCTTAGGAATATGATTCTTATCAGCCTTTCTCTTCTTGAAACTCTCTTTTCCGGTGGCAAAGCTCAAAGCAGCCTCCTTTCCTTTGCCACCATCAGCCACCACCGCCGGCGGGCAACTAGCAGTCCTAGGAAGAGCGCAACTCATTTCAAACTCGGACACATTCCCATAATCCAAACCATTCCATCCGTCTTCAAAACCCGGGTCGGGCTTCATTGCTCTGCCCATCAGCAGCTCACCAAAACCTTGATCGGCATTTCCCATCAAGAAAGCACCATCGAAGTGCTCGTTCTCGTTGAAATAAATAAAGTCTTGGTGTTGGATCAAGTTCTCTTGCTGCCAATTGAGACGTGCCCGTTGCCTCTCGAGCACACTCATTTCTGCACTCCCAGTAAACATTTCCGGTGAACCTCTATTCATTTCCCAAGCCCCTTTTCAATAATCTAGCAGATAACTGCAGAAAGAAGACAGACAGTGCAAAGTGTGCTTTAACTTCAACTTCAAGCACTTTCTTCTTGGCCTAATAAATGAGTAATTCGCATCAAGTGTACGTTTTCTTGTTTTGTGCAAGTAGTTTCGATCTTTATTCGTAGTAGAGTTCTTCGAAAAGTTTGAGGAAAAAATTGGTAATTTTAAGGATTAGGGAGTGAGGAAATCTCGGGTATAAATATAATTTGGGGGAGAGATGTGCCGGGAAAATCTGAAAAAGATGGCCGGAATCTGCCGCAATAAATAAGAGAGAGAGAGACTTGAATTTTGGTGTGGGGCAAATGGAAAATTATTTAATGGAGCCATGGTGTGTGGGCCCATCAACATGACTAGCCACGTGGGCATGTCCGAGGGGCCCTGAACACCGGGACAAGGCCCAAATTTGTTTTGGGCCATTATTTTATTATGATTAGGTGGATTACTACATTTatctatatattattttttaatattaatatttatataaaattagatATTCTTTGACGTTTCAAGtttacatatttaaataaaaagtgAGTCTCATGTTAGACCATCTCAttgatcttaatctgtgagacgggtcaaccctacccatattcacaataaaaagtaatactcttagcataaaaaataatactttttcattaatgacccaaataagatatcagtctcacaaattagtccgtgagaccgtctcacacaagtttttgtcttaaataaaataaatatggaAGAGTTTATATCACATTAATTGTCACCATATAACTCAAGAGTAGGGATCCTATTCTAGGAACATCGTCTGAGTAATTTTAattgtattttgttttttttattgcatGGGAATGGATTTTTTTTTAGCAACATAGATCTCTTATACGATGAAATAGGTTTATGTCACTGCATCACAGATGTAGTaacaattttaattttatttttcggTTATTTTTGTtagtttatataaaaaaatctcatatatcatatattatctagatattttgtgagatggtctcacgaatctttatctgtgagaggggtcaaccctaccgatattcacaataaaaattaatagtcttagcataaaaattaatatttttttcatggatgacccaaataaaatattcgtctcacaaatacgacccgtgagaccgtttcatacaagtttttgtcataatcatatgatattatatttcaatccggTTATTCACTAATAAATTTATTTGGTTTTTACCATAATATTGTCACGAGTTCGACATATAGGCATGTAAATAGCTAACAAAAATAGTGTTCACCTCTCTCATGTATTGATTTTTTGTTGTTAATGAAAGTTAAACCTCTTAGAGTAACTAGTTTTTCGTGTCTTtgtgaaatattttttaaaatttcataaacgtTCCtcgaatttttataaaattaaaaatatatcacaaatttaattaaactttcactttcttttttttaaaaaaattttccaTCCAAATTAAACTGCTATGCATCCTTTAAATTTTAGACCTAAAAAAATGATGTCGTCTCAAATATCTACGATCCGAATTTGTCGCTAATTTTTGTAAATGAAACATATGTGTTTCGATCGCTGGTATATATATTAGTGGTAAGTTTTCTAATGATTTGATTCATTTTggtccataaaaaaataaaaaccctaaatacatatatatttctcttgaaaatatagataaatttttatattcacTGATTAAAATGAGCATCGGGACGTAAAGATTCCTAGGGCATTTGACTGGTGGATCACGGGTAGTTTCTACACCTTCCTTGTCACGAGACAAGAATAATCCAGTCGAGATatcatttgtttttttaattaattaatttttttcataaGTTAGTCACCTTTTAAATGGAAGTTGATTcctaattaatatattttt
This region of Primulina eburnea isolate SZY01 chromosome 14, ASM2296580v1, whole genome shotgun sequence genomic DNA includes:
- the LOC140812538 gene encoding transcription factor bHLH63-like isoform X2; the encoded protein is MNRGSPEMFTGSAEMSVLERQRARLNWQQENLIQHQDFIYFNENEHFDGAFLMGNADQGFGELLMGRAMKPDPGFEDGWNGLDYGNVSEFEMSCALPRTASCPPAVVADGGKGKEAALSFATGKESFKKRKADKNHIPKVAAEEKSQDKKMRRGAEEDTRITEQNSNSKSTITTANDNNNKGTSDENSKPSEAPKPDYIHVRARRGQATDSHSLAERVRREKISERMKYLQDLVPGCNKITGKAGMLDEIINYVQCLQRQVEFLSMKLAAMNPRLDFETDNYLAKEMFQVCASSIPAIGSSAESVNPTHLQFNGFGKEVSSCGLEMGANPPDVALRRTISAPVSIPDTLFVSSCLNQLTWDAELQNLYGMEYQQGRSTSFVSQPFSGFIDASHVKQEM
- the LOC140812538 gene encoding transcription factor bHLH63-like isoform X1; translation: MNRGSPEMFTGSAEMSVLERQRARLNWQQENLIQHQDFIYFNENEHFDGAFLMGNADQGFGELLMGRAMKPDPGFEDGWNGLDYGNVSEFEMSCALPRTASCPPAVVADGGKGKEAALSFATGKESFKKRKADKNHIPKVAAEEKSQDKKMRRGAEEDTRITEQNSNSKSTITTANDNNNKGTSDENSKPSEAPKPDYIHVRARRGQATDSHSLAERVRREKISERMKYLQDLVPGCNKITGKAGMLDEIINYVQCLQRQVEFLSMKLAAMNPRLDFETDNYLAKEMFQVCASSIPAIGSSAESVNPTHLQFNGFGKEVSSCGLEMGANPPDVALRRTISAPVSIPDTLFVSSCLNQIQQLTWDAELQNLYGMEYQQGRSTSFVSQPFSGFIDASHVKQEM
- the LOC140812538 gene encoding transcription factor bHLH63-like isoform X3; its protein translation is MNRGSPEMFTGSAEMSVLERQRARLNWQQENLIQHQDFIYFNENEHFDGAFLMGNADQGFGELLMGRAMKPDPGFEDGWNGLDYGNVSEFEMSCALPRTASCPPAVVADGGKGKEAALSFATGKESFKKRKADKNHIPKVAAEEKSQDKKMRRGAEEDTRITEQNSNSKSTITTANDNNNKGTSDENSKPSEAPKPDYIHVRARRGQATDSHSLAERVRREKISERMKYLQDLVPGCNKITGKAGMLDEIINYVQCLQRQVEFLSMKLAAMNPRLDFETDNYLAKEVCASSIPAIGSSAESVNPTHLQFNGFGKEVSSCGLEMGANPPDVALRRTISAPVSIPDTLFVSSCLNQIQQLTWDAELQNLYGMEYQQGRSTSFVSQPFSGFIDASHVKQEM